In Streptomyces sp. NBC_00878, a single window of DNA contains:
- a CDS encoding N-acylneuraminate cytidylyltransferase produces MRRVLAVIPARGGSKGVPAKNLLPVGGVPLVARAVRECRAARLVTDVVVSTDDQAIAAAARQAGAEVVLRPAAIAGDTATSEAAVLHAMDAHEALHGSAVDAVLLVQCTSPFIIREDIDGVVTAITENGADTALTVAPFHGFVWRDADDDPVAVDTSRAAVEGGTDTLVTDTATTGGYGINHDKSFRPRRQDRPQDLLETGAVYAMEAAGFRIARHRFFGRTELVRTDPARVLEIDDPHDLARARALAPLFDANRPGTLPTADDIDAVVLDFDGTQTDDRVLIDSDGREFVSVHRGDGLGIAALRKSGLKMLILSSEKNPVVAARARKLQIPVLHGIDRKDLALKQWCEEQGIAPERVLYVGNDVNDLPCFALVGWPVAVASAHDVVRGAARAVTTVPGGDGAIREIASWILGPSLDSLDK; encoded by the coding sequence ATGCGCCGGGTGCTCGCCGTGATCCCCGCGCGGGGCGGCTCCAAGGGCGTCCCGGCCAAGAACCTCCTGCCCGTCGGCGGCGTACCGCTGGTGGCGCGCGCGGTGCGCGAGTGCCGCGCGGCCCGGCTGGTGACGGACGTCGTGGTCTCCACCGACGACCAGGCGATCGCCGCCGCCGCCCGCCAGGCCGGCGCGGAGGTCGTGCTGCGCCCCGCCGCCATCGCCGGCGACACCGCCACCTCCGAGGCGGCCGTCCTGCACGCCATGGACGCCCACGAGGCCCTGCACGGCTCCGCCGTCGACGCCGTACTCCTCGTGCAGTGCACCAGCCCGTTCATCATCCGCGAGGACATCGACGGCGTGGTGACCGCGATCACCGAGAACGGCGCGGACACCGCGCTGACCGTGGCCCCCTTCCACGGCTTCGTGTGGCGCGATGCCGACGACGACCCGGTGGCGGTCGACACCTCCCGCGCCGCCGTCGAGGGCGGCACCGACACCCTGGTCACCGACACCGCGACCACCGGCGGTTACGGCATCAACCACGACAAGTCCTTCCGCCCGCGCCGCCAGGACCGCCCCCAGGACCTCCTGGAGACCGGCGCGGTCTACGCCATGGAAGCGGCCGGTTTCCGCATCGCCAGGCACCGCTTCTTCGGGCGTACGGAACTCGTCCGCACCGACCCGGCCCGCGTGCTGGAGATCGACGACCCGCACGACCTCGCCCGTGCCCGGGCCCTCGCGCCGCTCTTCGACGCGAACCGCCCCGGCACCCTCCCGACCGCCGACGACATCGACGCGGTCGTCCTCGACTTCGACGGCACCCAGACCGACGACAGGGTGCTGATCGACTCCGACGGACGGGAGTTCGTCTCCGTGCACCGCGGGGACGGACTCGGTATCGCGGCCCTCCGCAAGAGCGGCCTGAAGATGCTGATCCTGTCCTCGGAGAAGAACCCGGTCGTCGCCGCCCGAGCCCGGAAGCTGCAGATCCCGGTGCTCCACGGCATCGACCGGAAAGACCTCGCACTGAAGCAGTGGTGCGAGGAACAGGGCATCGCGCCCGAGCGCGTGCTCTACGTCGGCAACGACGTCAACGACCTCCCGTGCTTCGCCCTCGTGGGCTGGCCCGTGGCGGTCGCGAGCGCCCACGACGTCGTACGCGGCGCCGCGCGCGCGGTCACCACCGTTCCCGGCGGCGACGGCGCGATCCGAGAGATCGCCAGCTGGATCCTCGGCCCTTCTCTCGACTCCCTCGACAAGTAA
- a CDS encoding acyltransferase: MVKRPRENRLRALDGLRLIAALMVAAYHYGGRGGEVTGAWGTSARSLFPSLHSWFAYGCLGVQVFFVISGFVICMSGWGRPLRSFFASRASRLLPSYWAAVLIVTAVFALPAVAYKTASPSDVLVNLTMMQQPLGADRVLGVCWTLWAEVRFYALFALCVVMPGANRQRVIMFCAGWTLAAALAQASQEPFLMLVLMPDYAPFFIGGIGLYLIHRDRHDAYAWGIVIVSWLIGQHYAVSELWHAPNPEFFSYRTSYGIILVVTFGFVAVGAIALGWLNWANWRWLTVAGALTYPFYLVHEHLGWVVIKALHQTLGIPANVTAPLTILSMLALAWLLNRCVEDRLTPRLRTLLSKPR; this comes from the coding sequence CTGGTGAAAAGGCCCCGGGAGAACCGGCTGCGCGCCCTGGACGGGCTGCGGCTGATCGCCGCGCTGATGGTGGCGGCGTACCACTACGGCGGTCGCGGCGGCGAGGTCACCGGAGCCTGGGGAACCTCGGCCAGGTCCCTGTTCCCCTCGCTGCACTCATGGTTCGCGTACGGCTGTCTGGGTGTGCAGGTCTTCTTCGTCATCAGCGGCTTCGTGATCTGCATGAGCGGCTGGGGACGGCCGCTGCGCTCGTTCTTCGCCTCCAGGGCGTCCCGGCTGCTGCCGTCGTACTGGGCGGCGGTCCTCATAGTGACGGCGGTCTTCGCGCTGCCCGCGGTGGCGTACAAGACGGCCTCGCCGAGCGACGTACTTGTGAACCTGACCATGATGCAGCAGCCGCTCGGCGCGGACCGGGTGCTGGGCGTCTGCTGGACGCTCTGGGCGGAGGTCCGCTTCTACGCGCTGTTCGCGCTGTGCGTCGTGATGCCGGGCGCGAACCGGCAGCGCGTCATCATGTTCTGCGCGGGCTGGACCCTGGCCGCGGCACTCGCCCAGGCCTCGCAGGAGCCGTTCCTCATGCTCGTGCTGATGCCCGACTACGCGCCGTTCTTCATCGGCGGCATCGGCCTCTACCTCATCCACCGCGACCGGCACGACGCCTACGCCTGGGGCATCGTGATCGTGAGCTGGCTGATCGGCCAGCACTACGCGGTGAGCGAGCTGTGGCACGCGCCGAACCCGGAGTTCTTCTCGTACCGCACCTCGTACGGAATCATCCTCGTCGTCACGTTCGGCTTCGTCGCGGTCGGCGCGATCGCCCTGGGGTGGCTGAACTGGGCGAACTGGCGCTGGCTGACGGTCGCGGGCGCCCTGACGTACCCCTTCTACCTGGTCCACGAGCACCTGGGCTGGGTCGTCATCAAGGCACTCCACCAGACGCTGGGCATCCCGGCGAACGTGACCGCGCCCCTGACCATTCTGTCGATGCTCGCCCTGGCCTGGCTGCTCAACCGGTGCGTCGAGGACCGGCTGACACCACGGCTGCGCACCCTGCTCTCCAAGCCACGCTGA
- a CDS encoding glycosyltransferase family 2 protein encodes MVKLSVIVPFYNVQQYAPDTLRSLRANARDDFEFILVDDRSRDETPDILARAERELPGAVHVRHEQNGGLATARNTGIDAARGEYLTFLDGDDWLAPGYYEQLVAAIEDLGCDFVRTDHVQCTARARSIHRVPHGRRGVVLDPRKAILPADRSTSVDYAYAWAGIYHRRLVDRGLLHFTDGLRTAEDRPWIWKLHREAESFAAVGLLGVFYRRGVASSLTQIGDVRQLDFIRAFDQVVVETAQDADADKLLPKAVRTYCAIISHHLGSIERFEPPVARKLKSMSAAALRRMPQNVLDEALDSMDIQRATRLRRLRRRPASAGVAA; translated from the coding sequence GTGGTCAAGCTCTCCGTCATCGTGCCGTTCTACAACGTGCAGCAATACGCACCCGACACCCTGAGGAGTCTGCGTGCGAACGCACGTGACGACTTCGAATTCATTCTCGTCGACGACCGTTCGCGCGACGAGACCCCGGACATCCTCGCGCGCGCGGAGCGCGAGCTCCCGGGTGCGGTGCATGTCAGACACGAGCAGAACGGAGGGCTGGCCACCGCGCGCAACACGGGCATCGACGCGGCACGCGGCGAGTACCTCACGTTCCTCGACGGGGACGACTGGCTGGCCCCCGGCTACTACGAACAACTCGTCGCCGCCATCGAGGACTTGGGGTGCGACTTCGTCCGTACCGACCATGTCCAGTGCACCGCGCGGGCCCGTTCCATCCACCGCGTGCCGCACGGCAGGCGCGGTGTCGTGCTGGACCCGCGCAAGGCGATCCTGCCCGCCGACCGGTCCACCTCCGTCGACTACGCGTACGCGTGGGCGGGCATCTACCACCGCCGGCTCGTCGACCGGGGCCTGCTCCACTTCACCGACGGACTGCGCACGGCCGAGGACCGGCCGTGGATCTGGAAACTGCACCGGGAGGCCGAGTCGTTCGCCGCGGTGGGACTGCTCGGTGTGTTCTACCGGCGTGGGGTCGCCTCCTCGCTCACCCAGATCGGTGACGTGCGACAACTCGATTTCATTCGCGCGTTCGACCAGGTCGTCGTGGAAACCGCGCAGGACGCGGACGCGGACAAACTGCTTCCCAAGGCCGTGCGCACATATTGCGCGATTATTTCCCATCATCTGGGATCCATCGAAAGGTTCGAGCCACCGGTGGCACGGAAACTGAAGTCGATGAGCGCCGCGGCACTGCGCCGCATGCCGCAGAACGTCCTCGACGAGGCCCTCGACTCGATGGACATCCAGCGCGCCACGCGGCTGCGCCGACTGCGCCGCCGCCCGGCCTCCGCGGGAGTCGCCGCGTGA
- a CDS encoding alpha-2,8-polysialyltransferase family protein, producing the protein MTTQIFLASTLYGTATLAAALDSNCFTPADRRILLVCNNTATPETTPGIDEMPGFERLRERFDDVVSWNETISPFHPGGWSPRLDDVPIWERHLRLAWRLGDDPVELVVESIQVNPALGVTQIFTGAPVTVYADGLMSYGPTRNKIDPLVGTRVDRLLHLDLVPGLKPLLLTEFGAESEIVPTDAFLKVLAELGDTGDTLPSIDEPALLLGQYLSALGILTAEQEEDLHVRMLRGAVELGHTRVVFKPHPSAPARWARGLEKEAEKLGADLTVLDTPVLAEVLYQRMRPALVVGCFSTALLTAFALYGLPVARVGTATLLERLTPYENSNRVPVTVVDALLPDLTDRKAVTEQRRGTDEQGLTDLVRAVGYAMQPKIYPDLRPAAEAYLTKHLNTHTWRYFKRKRLTSLALPGAVPAQLAFLPRSAAVRRVARRARSLKKAVRR; encoded by the coding sequence GTGACCACGCAGATCTTCCTGGCGTCGACGCTGTACGGGACGGCCACACTCGCCGCCGCCCTCGACTCCAACTGCTTCACTCCCGCCGACCGCCGCATCCTGCTCGTCTGCAACAACACGGCGACGCCCGAGACGACGCCCGGCATCGACGAGATGCCCGGGTTCGAGCGGCTGCGCGAGCGGTTCGACGACGTGGTCTCGTGGAACGAGACCATCTCGCCCTTCCACCCGGGCGGTTGGTCCCCCCGGCTCGACGACGTCCCGATCTGGGAGCGGCACCTGCGGCTCGCCTGGCGGCTCGGCGACGACCCGGTGGAACTCGTCGTCGAGTCGATCCAGGTCAATCCGGCACTCGGCGTCACCCAGATCTTCACCGGCGCCCCCGTCACCGTCTACGCCGACGGCCTGATGAGCTACGGCCCCACCCGCAACAAGATCGACCCGCTGGTCGGCACCCGCGTGGACCGGCTGCTCCACCTCGACCTGGTCCCGGGGCTCAAGCCCCTCCTGCTCACCGAGTTCGGCGCCGAGTCGGAGATCGTGCCGACGGACGCCTTCCTGAAGGTGCTCGCCGAACTGGGCGACACGGGCGACACCCTGCCGTCGATCGACGAACCGGCCCTGCTGCTCGGCCAGTACCTCTCCGCGCTCGGCATCCTCACGGCCGAGCAGGAGGAGGACCTCCATGTGCGGATGCTGCGGGGTGCCGTCGAACTCGGCCACACCCGCGTGGTGTTCAAGCCGCACCCCTCGGCCCCGGCCCGCTGGGCGCGCGGCCTGGAGAAGGAGGCCGAGAAGCTGGGCGCCGACCTGACGGTGCTCGACACCCCGGTCCTCGCCGAGGTCCTCTACCAGCGGATGCGTCCCGCCCTGGTCGTCGGATGCTTCTCCACGGCACTGCTCACGGCCTTCGCGCTGTACGGCCTGCCGGTCGCCCGCGTCGGCACCGCCACCCTGCTGGAGCGCCTGACGCCGTACGAGAACAGCAACCGCGTCCCGGTGACGGTCGTCGACGCGCTGCTGCCGGACCTGACCGACCGCAAGGCGGTCACCGAACAGCGCCGGGGTACGGACGAGCAGGGCCTGACCGACCTCGTACGCGCCGTCGGCTACGCCATGCAACCCAAGATCTACCCGGACCTGCGCCCGGCCGCCGAGGCCTATCTGACGAAGCACCTCAACACCCACACCTGGCGCTACTTCAAGCGCAAGCGCCTCACCTCGCTGGCCCTGCCCGGCGCGGTCCCGGCGCAGCTGGCGTTCCTGCCGCGCAGCGCGGCCGTGCGCCGCGTGGCCCGCCGCGCCCGCTCCCTGAAGAAGGCCGTGCGCCGCTGA
- a CDS encoding FAD-dependent oxidoreductase — MAAHTGVLIVGAGPTGLTLAVDLARRGVRALVVERADGLFPGSRGKGIQPRTLEVFDDLGVLDAVRAAGGPYPVGMIWQYGTRQGEHRMFDETEATETEPYAGSPWMVPQWRTQEILFARLEELGGTVAFGRELVGLSQDADGVSAAFASGAPVRARYAVAADGGRSAVRRALGIGLTGETVDPGPTLVADLRISGLDRDNWHVFPPADGEGFLAICPLPHTEDFQLVGNFVDPAAEPDLSLDGIRKLVATRTHLAADDVTEVRWASDFRPRAAMADRFRQGRVFLAGDAAHVHSPAGGQGLNTSVQDAYNLGWKLAAVLRGEAPESLLDSYEEERLPVAAHMLGLSTRVHRGEVRRGTATQQLGLGYRDSSLARETREDLPEAALHAGDRAPDGRRGGVRLFDAFRGPHWTLLVVGADTTAVPTLPAARTVRIPAYEAYGTGVFLVRPDGYVGWAGGTEEGLAEYAGRVGVVG; from the coding sequence ATGGCAGCTCACACGGGCGTACTGATCGTCGGCGCGGGTCCCACGGGGCTGACCCTGGCCGTCGACCTCGCCCGACGCGGGGTGCGCGCCCTGGTCGTCGAGCGGGCCGACGGGCTCTTCCCCGGCTCGCGCGGCAAGGGGATCCAGCCGCGGACCCTGGAGGTCTTCGACGACCTCGGCGTGCTGGACGCGGTCCGGGCGGCGGGCGGCCCGTATCCCGTCGGGATGATCTGGCAGTACGGGACCCGGCAGGGCGAGCACCGGATGTTCGACGAGACCGAGGCGACGGAGACCGAGCCGTACGCGGGCAGCCCGTGGATGGTGCCGCAGTGGCGGACGCAGGAGATCCTGTTCGCACGCCTGGAGGAGCTGGGCGGGACCGTGGCCTTCGGCCGGGAGCTGGTCGGGCTCTCCCAGGACGCGGACGGCGTGAGCGCGGCCTTCGCCTCCGGCGCCCCGGTCCGCGCCCGCTACGCCGTCGCCGCGGACGGCGGCCGCTCGGCCGTGCGCCGCGCGCTCGGCATCGGCCTGACCGGGGAGACCGTGGACCCGGGTCCGACGCTGGTCGCGGACCTGCGCATCAGCGGGCTCGACCGCGACAACTGGCATGTGTTCCCGCCCGCGGACGGCGAGGGCTTCCTGGCGATCTGCCCGCTGCCGCACACGGAGGACTTCCAGCTGGTGGGCAACTTCGTGGATCCGGCCGCCGAGCCGGACCTGTCCCTCGACGGCATCCGGAAGCTGGTCGCCACACGGACGCACCTCGCGGCCGACGACGTGACCGAGGTGCGCTGGGCCTCCGACTTCCGGCCGCGGGCAGCGATGGCGGACCGTTTCCGTCAGGGGCGGGTGTTCCTCGCGGGCGACGCGGCGCACGTCCACTCGCCGGCGGGCGGACAGGGCCTGAACACCAGCGTCCAGGACGCGTACAACCTCGGCTGGAAACTCGCGGCCGTCCTGCGGGGCGAGGCTCCCGAGTCGCTCCTCGACTCGTACGAGGAGGAGCGGCTGCCCGTCGCCGCGCACATGCTCGGCCTGTCCACCCGGGTCCACCGGGGCGAGGTCCGGCGCGGCACGGCCACGCAGCAACTCGGCCTGGGCTACCGGGATTCCTCGCTCGCGCGGGAGACCCGGGAGGACCTGCCCGAGGCGGCACTCCACGCGGGCGACCGCGCACCGGACGGCAGGCGGGGCGGCGTACGGCTCTTCGACGCGTTCCGGGGACCGCATTGGACGTTGCTGGTGGTGGGCGCGGACACCACCGCCGTGCCGACGCTTCCGGCGGCCCGCACGGTCCGGATTCCGGCGTATGAGGCGTACGGGACCGGCGTGTTCCTGGTCCGGCCCGACGGGTACGTGGGCTGGGCGGGCGGGACGGAGGAGGGGCTGGCGGAGTATGCGGGGCGGGTGGGGGTCGTCGGCTGA
- a CDS encoding Uma2 family endonuclease, whose protein sequence is MTPEEEDAVAVLQHELTLGEAADLLSRALPGHRVEILQGRLTVTPPPDGSHALSLTKLGRAFDRAGIVEAGCEYVQGVGLWLHTLPEDFAIPDFSVVDTDFRDAHVTKNYYAPNVFRLVVEVTSSNWSDDLGPKVECYAAAGIPVYIVADRKHDEVLLYQNPADGKYDAPQRFKRGQSVPVPESVGVTPDLSVDTLLDGD, encoded by the coding sequence GTGACCCCCGAAGAGGAGGATGCCGTGGCTGTACTGCAACACGAGCTGACGTTGGGCGAAGCCGCCGACCTGCTCTCCCGTGCACTGCCTGGGCACCGCGTGGAGATTCTCCAGGGGAGGCTCACTGTGACACCACCGCCGGACGGCTCGCATGCGCTGTCGTTGACGAAGCTGGGCAGGGCATTCGACCGGGCGGGGATCGTTGAGGCGGGGTGTGAGTATGTCCAGGGCGTTGGCCTTTGGCTGCACACGTTGCCCGAGGACTTTGCGATCCCTGACTTCTCCGTGGTCGATACGGATTTCCGCGACGCCCACGTCACAAAGAACTACTACGCGCCGAACGTCTTCCGCCTGGTCGTGGAAGTGACGTCCTCGAACTGGTCCGACGACCTCGGTCCCAAGGTCGAGTGCTACGCCGCGGCCGGCATCCCGGTCTACATCGTGGCCGACCGCAAGCACGACGAGGTGCTTCTCTACCAGAACCCGGCCGACGGAAAGTACGACGCGCCCCAGCGCTTCAAGCGGGGCCAAAGCGTCCCGGTGCCGGAGTCCGTGGGCGTTACCCCCGACCTCTCTGTGGACACTCTCCTTGACGGCGACTGA
- a CDS encoding N-acetylneuraminate synthase family protein: MSTNSRLRQFGSKTAGPGHPVYVVGEIGINHNGSLENAFKLIDAAAEAGCDAVKFQKRTPEICTPRDQWDIERDTPWGRMTYIDYRHRVEFGEDEYRQIDEYSKSKNIAWFASPWDTEAVAFLEKFDVPAHKVASASLTDDELLRSLRATGRTVILSTGMSTPKQIRHAVEVLGSDNILMCHATSTYPAQAEELNLRVINTLQAEFPNVPIGYSGHETGLQTTLAAVALGAAFVERHITLDRAMWGSDQAASVEPQGLTRLVRDIRTIEASLGDGVKKVYESELGPMKKLRRVPGVVAEAEIAAAAGEPVAV, translated from the coding sequence ATGAGCACCAACTCCCGTCTGCGCCAGTTCGGTTCGAAGACCGCCGGCCCGGGTCACCCCGTCTACGTCGTCGGCGAGATCGGCATCAACCACAACGGCTCCCTGGAGAATGCCTTCAAGCTGATCGACGCCGCCGCCGAGGCCGGCTGCGACGCCGTGAAGTTCCAGAAGCGCACCCCGGAGATCTGCACCCCGCGCGACCAGTGGGACATCGAGCGCGACACCCCCTGGGGCCGTATGACCTACATCGACTACCGCCACCGCGTGGAGTTCGGTGAGGACGAGTACCGCCAGATCGACGAGTACTCCAAGTCGAAGAACATCGCCTGGTTCGCCTCCCCGTGGGACACCGAGGCCGTGGCCTTCCTGGAGAAGTTCGACGTCCCGGCCCACAAGGTCGCCTCCGCCTCCCTGACCGACGACGAGCTGCTGCGCTCGCTGCGCGCCACCGGCCGCACGGTCATCCTCTCCACCGGCATGTCGACGCCGAAGCAGATCCGCCACGCGGTCGAGGTCCTCGGCAGCGACAACATCCTGATGTGCCACGCCACGTCGACGTACCCGGCGCAGGCCGAGGAGCTCAACCTCCGCGTCATCAACACCCTCCAGGCGGAGTTCCCGAACGTCCCGATCGGCTACTCCGGCCACGAGACGGGCCTGCAGACGACGCTGGCCGCTGTCGCCCTCGGCGCCGCCTTCGTCGAGCGCCACATCACGCTGGACCGAGCGATGTGGGGCTCCGACCAGGCCGCCTCCGTCGAGCCGCAGGGCCTGACCCGCCTCGTCCGCGACATCCGCACCATCGAGGCCTCCCTCGGTGACGGCGTCAAGAAGGTCTACGAGTCCGAGCTCGGCCCGATGAAGAAGCTGCGCCGCGTCCCGGGTGTCGTCGCCGAGGCCGAGATCGCGGCGGCGGCGGGCGAGCCTGTCGCGGTCTGA
- a CDS encoding TetR/AcrR family transcriptional regulator: MTTERRAPLDRKRVADAALKLLNEVGLEGLSLRAIAKELDVKAPALYWHFKDKQALLDEMATEMYRRMIAGAALDPDDTWQERLFKANRGLRAALLGYRDGAKVFSGSRFTGMEHAEQMEDNLRLFTAAGFTLARAVRATSTTYLYTLGFVTEEQGVVPLPGERREGYDVNERARLMADFPLSAQAGAEIFADYDRHFEEGLTLVITGIEARYRPE, encoded by the coding sequence GTGACTACGGAACGCCGGGCGCCCCTCGACCGCAAACGCGTCGCGGACGCCGCCCTGAAGCTGCTGAACGAGGTGGGCCTCGAGGGCCTCAGCCTGCGGGCCATCGCGAAGGAGCTGGACGTCAAGGCGCCCGCTCTGTACTGGCACTTCAAGGACAAGCAGGCGCTGCTCGACGAGATGGCGACCGAGATGTACCGCCGGATGATCGCCGGCGCCGCCCTCGACCCGGACGACACCTGGCAGGAGCGGCTGTTCAAGGCCAACCGCGGGCTGCGCGCGGCGCTGCTCGGCTACCGCGACGGCGCGAAGGTGTTCAGCGGCTCACGCTTCACCGGCATGGAGCACGCCGAGCAGATGGAGGACAACCTGCGCCTGTTCACGGCCGCCGGGTTCACCCTTGCCCGGGCGGTCCGCGCGACCTCGACGACGTACCTCTACACCCTCGGGTTCGTCACCGAGGAGCAGGGCGTCGTGCCGCTGCCCGGCGAGCGCCGGGAGGGCTACGACGTGAACGAACGCGCCCGCCTGATGGCCGACTTTCCCTTGTCGGCCCAGGCGGGCGCGGAGATCTTCGCCGACTACGACCGGCACTTCGAGGAGGGGCTGACGCTGGTGATCACGGGGATCGAGGCGCGGTACCGGCCCGAATAA
- a CDS encoding class I SAM-dependent methyltransferase, with product MANSQQNPSPPGELGDVPGWFPPLDQVLFTWLLDQQETEGIQGDLLELGVYMGKSAILLGHHLKDDEKFTVCDLFEGDAPDESNQAETSKSYASLTRQVFERNYLSFHDKLPTVIQAPSSVISKEVSASTCRFVHVDASHLYEHVHGDIGAAKDILLPGGIVVLDDFRSEHTPGVSVAAWEAVLNRGLRPICLSTQKLYGTWGDPEPLQEKLLTMIKERSDFGLSVQWAAGHRLIRTRSQGIKPPPFPHSRHYVEPVPEPTPVAAAPKPARPAPRPARSRTSRIAIDLLPPIVTRAVRKNRAKKRAERA from the coding sequence ATGGCCAACTCACAGCAGAACCCCAGTCCCCCCGGCGAGCTCGGTGACGTCCCGGGCTGGTTCCCGCCGCTGGACCAGGTGCTCTTCACCTGGCTGCTCGACCAGCAGGAGACGGAGGGGATACAAGGCGACCTGCTGGAGCTCGGCGTCTACATGGGCAAGAGCGCGATCCTCCTCGGCCACCACCTGAAGGACGACGAGAAGTTCACGGTGTGCGACCTGTTCGAGGGGGACGCGCCGGACGAGTCCAACCAGGCCGAGACCTCGAAGTCGTACGCGTCGCTGACGAGGCAGGTCTTCGAGCGGAACTACCTCTCCTTCCACGACAAGCTGCCGACGGTCATCCAGGCACCGAGTTCCGTGATCTCCAAGGAGGTCTCCGCCTCCACCTGCCGCTTCGTCCACGTCGACGCCTCGCACCTGTACGAGCACGTCCACGGTGACATCGGCGCGGCCAAGGACATCCTGCTGCCCGGCGGCATCGTGGTTCTCGACGACTTCCGCTCCGAGCACACCCCCGGGGTCTCGGTCGCCGCGTGGGAGGCCGTACTCAACCGCGGTCTGCGCCCCATCTGTCTCAGCACCCAGAAGCTGTACGGCACCTGGGGCGACCCCGAGCCGCTCCAGGAGAAGCTGCTCACCATGATCAAGGAGCGGTCGGACTTCGGTCTGAGTGTGCAGTGGGCGGCGGGCCACCGCCTGATCCGCACCAGGTCCCAGGGCATCAAACCGCCGCCCTTCCCCCACTCCCGCCACTACGTGGAGCCCGTCCCGGAGCCCACTCCGGTCGCCGCCGCACCCAAGCCGGCCCGGCCGGCGCCCCGCCCCGCCCGGTCCCGTACCAGCCGTATCGCCATCGACCTGCTGCCCCCGATCGTCACGCGTGCCGTGCGCAAGAACCGCGCGAAGAAGCGCGCGGAACGCGCCTGA
- a CDS encoding DUF6716 putative glycosyltransferase, giving the protein MPASTSKSLRVAVLADSDTRWKWGALTANRIAPADADIRLDGYLLRGRATPTARQLEEVGVRADSLREVTAVEFLRGMAREENDYDVVVLSLVGGAVQAMLHGLSHQWRERFGPGRAKRPVVVTGYVGVVYEKLADGLLLRHGADLVLANSRQDADRFTAVYEGVGADASSVTEVALPFLGGAPYEKHDPYTVVFAAQPSVPESRKDRTYLLNRLVKHARLHPDREVLLKLRSKPGEHTTHIEEQPYQRLAERIPGGLPANFRLVYGHMGEVLDRTDLLVTVSSTAALESLHRQIPTVVLTDLGVRESLGNHHFVGSGCLASWDQLDAGHEPSRDEEWVARQGVAAGGTPSGGGAYETAFDAARARIVTLLGKGGLPVLAPYYTPATAPGYLPGILARHHLAPDGSPLPGAPDADKEPGPVRQIVRRAARGAYRHGVQRVAPVIRRMGEL; this is encoded by the coding sequence GTGCCAGCAAGTACCTCGAAGTCCCTGCGAGTCGCCGTCCTCGCCGATTCCGACACCCGGTGGAAGTGGGGCGCGCTCACCGCGAACCGCATCGCACCGGCCGATGCGGACATCAGGCTCGACGGCTACCTCCTGCGCGGCCGGGCGACCCCCACCGCCCGACAGCTCGAAGAGGTCGGCGTGCGCGCCGACTCCCTCCGGGAGGTCACCGCCGTGGAGTTCCTCCGGGGCATGGCCCGCGAGGAGAACGACTACGACGTCGTCGTGCTCTCCCTCGTCGGCGGCGCCGTCCAGGCCATGCTGCACGGACTCTCCCACCAGTGGCGGGAACGCTTCGGACCGGGCCGCGCGAAGCGGCCCGTCGTCGTCACCGGCTACGTCGGCGTCGTCTACGAGAAGCTCGCCGACGGGCTGCTGCTGCGGCACGGCGCGGACCTCGTCCTCGCCAACTCCCGCCAGGACGCGGACCGGTTCACCGCCGTGTACGAGGGAGTGGGCGCCGACGCCTCCTCGGTCACCGAGGTCGCGCTGCCGTTCCTCGGCGGCGCCCCGTACGAGAAGCACGACCCGTACACGGTCGTCTTCGCCGCGCAGCCCTCCGTGCCGGAGAGCCGCAAGGACCGTACGTACCTGCTGAACCGGCTGGTGAAGCACGCCCGGCTGCACCCGGACCGCGAGGTCCTGCTCAAGCTGCGCTCCAAGCCGGGCGAGCACACCACACACATCGAGGAGCAGCCCTACCAGCGCCTCGCGGAGCGGATCCCGGGCGGCCTGCCCGCCAACTTCCGCCTCGTGTACGGGCACATGGGCGAGGTCCTCGACCGTACGGACCTGCTGGTCACCGTCAGTTCCACGGCGGCCCTGGAGTCCCTGCACCGCCAGATCCCCACCGTCGTGCTCACCGACCTGGGTGTGCGCGAGTCGCTCGGCAACCACCACTTCGTCGGCTCCGGGTGCCTCGCCTCCTGGGACCAGCTCGACGCCGGGCACGAGCCGTCGCGCGACGAGGAGTGGGTGGCCCGGCAGGGCGTCGCGGCTGGGGGTACCCCCTCTGGGGGAGGCGCGTACGAGACGGCCTTCGACGCCGCCCGCGCGCGCATCGTGACGCTGCTCGGCAAGGGCGGGCTCCCCGTCCTCGCCCCCTACTACACCCCGGCCACCGCGCCCGGCTATCTGCCCGGCATCCTCGCCCGCCACCACCTCGCCCCGGACGGCAGCCCGCTGCCCGGAGCCCCCGACGCCGACAAGGAACCGGGCCCGGTGCGGCAGATCGTGCGCCGGGCGGCGCGCGGCGCCTACCGGCACGGCGTGCAGCGCGTGGCACCCGTCATCCGGCGCATGGGCGAACTGTGA